In the genome of Phacochoerus africanus isolate WHEZ1 chromosome 5, ROS_Pafr_v1, whole genome shotgun sequence, the window CAAAGCCAGCACGGAGGAGAAGTCTAGTTCTGGGCAGCAGGAGGGGGCACCGGAGAGAGGCCCCGAACCCGAGGAGCCGGCCACGATGCTGCCACCAGCGGGGCCCCGGGCGCGGCGGGGGCGGCTGCAGCACTGCGCAGCGCTCACCGCCAGCACCGAGGAGGAAAGCCCCCCGGGGGACAACCCCTCCAGCCGCCCAGCCACCCCAGAGGTCATAGAGCCCGTGTCAGGCCCAGCTCCCCGCGCAGAGTCCCCGGCTCTGCCGGAAGGCTCCCCGAGCCCTAATCCGGACAGTGAAAACCAGAGAGAGGAGCCGTCCCTGGAAAACAAGGGTCTCCCCGACGGGGACACAGTGGACGAGGTTGTTCGTGCTTCTGGAGAGGCTGAGGGTCGATTATCTCCCTGCGTCCCAGAGGAGGACCCGACCCTTCCGGACACAGGCACCGCCGCCACACCCGAGACGCCCTCTGGTCCAGGAGACCCCTCGGGCCTGCAGGACGGCCTGCGGCCGAGTCTGGATGTAGCGAGTCCAGAGGGCCCAGGGCCAgaagcccccgcccccagccctccgGTCCCCAAGAGCTGCTTGAAGCACAAGGCCTCGGCCGTGACCGTGAACGTGAGCCTCGGCGCGGCCCCCTCACCGCCCACCGCGCAGCCGGCTCCTGAGGAGCCTGCACCCCAGGCCCCGGACCGGGAGGCCGCCCCTGCGGAGCCCTCCAGGTCCGAGCTGGCGAAGTCCCCCGCGGCGGCCCCAGAGGCGACGGCGCCGGAGCggagggtggagagaggaggCCGCGAGGCGCGGGCGGCCAAGAAGTTCTCGGTGTCGTCGGGCCGGGAGTGGCCGCGAGCTGGGGGCCGCCTGCTCGAGCCCCGCGGCCCTGCTGTCCGGCTGCCGCTTCTGAGAAGCGGCCCGGCCTGGAAGAGCGAGGCCGCCCTCGACGACCTCCCGGCGGCCCCCGAGCCCCAGAGCGCGAAGCCCGGCCCTCGGAAGCCGACCGCCCCGGCCGAGCGCGGTTCTCCCGACTCGGCGGCCCGGGCGGCCACCGCGGACTCCAGCCAGGCGGCCCGTGAGCGGCCGGCGGGCGGGGACGGAAGCCCCTTCCCGGTCAAGCTCCGCTCCACGTCGCTGTCCTTCAAACACAGAGAAGCGCCCTGCCCGGAAGGGAGAGGGATCAAGAGGTACAGCGCCGAGGTCAGGTTCGAGAGGGGAGGGCTGACCCTGCTCTCCAGGGACGACAAGTGTCCGCTGGGGACCGGCCCCGCCGCCCGAGGCGCCAAGTCCCCCAACGAGCCCGGGAAGGCCAAGGCCCGGTCCGCCGAGCAACTCAGCTCCAAACCGCCCCTTCCCAGAAAGCCGCTGCTGCAGACCCTCACCCTTCCGCAGTCGCCCACGCCCCCAGACCCCAGCCTCGGGGACCCTGAGAAGCTGGGACCTCCCGCCGACCCCAGGAAGGAGAGCCAGGCAGCGGAGAGAAAATCGCCCCACAGGGCAGCTGGTAAGCAGCTTGGGGAGGATGATTTCGAAGGGGCAGGGCAATGTGGGGATCCCATTGATTGGATTATGTTGTTGCATGTCCTCAGAGAATGTAAATGCTTTGGGTAAAGCCCTTGTTGCAGGGGAACTGcaagaaaatgtcaaaattcCTGTGGGTAGCACTAATACAGTTGATCAAGAATTAGGAGtagaggggaagggaaaggaatatATTTGTATTCTGAGGTCTGTATAAGTTCAGAGAAGCAGGGGAAATGTACAGAAAGTTCTGCAGCACATTCTGAGAGGAGATGGGACAGTCAGCACATGGCTCAGatgctccttcctcctcccaggaCAGGTGTGCCTGCCTGGATGGCCACTCTCCTGGGGCCTAAGCTAGCTCTTGGTTATAAATGAAGCATCTGGCTCTGCTGTCATTCAGCATCCTTCACACCGACCTTTCCCCCAAAGGAAGAACTTCCTCCTGTTTAATAATCAGGCTCTCAGGGCCCAGGCTGACACACAAAGCATCCCATCTATTGGATCGTGAGTCCTGGTAAAATGTGAGTTCCTCCGGGGGCAGACATCAACAGGGAGATGGTGTTAAGACTGGGGCAGAATATAAGAATCTTCTAAAGCAACTGTCTTTTAAGATGAGCAGAGATGAAATAGATGACCTTTCTGTGTCTTTGACAtttgtcactttttatttatagcgtttcagatgaaaggaaaaatctgttGGAAGTGGGTATTTTCAGTGGCGCTAAAGAATCTCTCCTTGCTGGTTTAATTAATGGAAGTCAGTGTGCTGAAAATGGAGCTGGACACACAAGTCTTGGGGAGGGGTGGAAATGGGGACCCTAAGGAGAAATTGTCTGTGACAGATTTTATAAAACAACACAACTTTCAGAATATTTAAGTGGCTGCTGTGAGTCAGGACTCCATTGAGACTCTGCATTATGGAACAGAAGAGCTAAAACCCGGTTCTCCTAGGGACCCCACACCCAAAAGGGGGGGAGCGAAGGCACCCACAAAGATAGGTTCAGAGATGTGCTAGTCTTTCATGTCTTCCTCCCAGGAAAGTTAGTGGAAGTGCTGTGTATATAGGTCTTTAAATTCCTAAGGTGACACCCAAAGATTCAGGCGATTCCAGGGAGAAGTTTCGGGAAAACGCCTCCCAAGAGCGGGCACACGTAGCCTTTCTGGTCCAGGCCCCTGGGCTCTGCCGTGATTTTCTGCTGTTGCCGCTACAGTTACATTAGGATAGTCAGTGAGGGAGCTTTGAGGAAGGTTCAGGTTGGAGCTgatgctctgctctgctctgccagTGTCCAGGTTATTGAAGCCATTGTAGAGTGGTGCTAAAAGCCATTGACttcttttgatttataaaatGCAACATAATATTTGTTAATGGCTTTCCTTCAGTAGTAGCATAGTCTTGTCCATCTGTCTTTGTTAACATTCCCTAAGCCACAGAGGTAACTCACGGGGATGAGTTCTCGAGTGGAAGAATCTAAGTTAGTTTCGGGGGCATGAGTAGTGACATTCACTTCTGGgtagagagagaagcaggagaaTTGCCGCATTGTGCTGGGAACCGGCCCTCCCAGGGTGGGGTGGTATTTGAGGGATGAGAGCCAGGAGAGCCAGGAGAGCCAGGGGCTCCTGCCTGGTTCCACCTGGGAACCTGGGGACCACATCCTGCTGACCAGAGCAGACCCTTGGGGGCCTGTGCTCCTGGAGAGC includes:
- the CRACDL gene encoding CRACD-like protein isoform X1, with the translated sequence MKVPEAPSTFMKMAAFYQCIRPEPSDLDMISTRVMDIKLREAAEGLGEDGTGKKKSKFKTFKKFFGKKKRKESPSSTGSSTWKQSQVKNEVIAVESGPAGCDSEDELEESRGALGSRALSHDSIFIPESGQDPTRPVRVFSQENVCDRIKALQLKIQCNVKMGPPPPPGSLPAKRGEDAGMSSEDDGLPRSPPEMSLLHDLGPGTTIKVCVVSSSRPQSPEPLFSRQESDASISPRTSDSSVAPVADFDYPPEFSSCLDNSAAKHKLLVKPRNQRSSKMRRLSSRAQSESLSDLTCTPEEEEDDEKPLPKASTEEKSSSGQQEGAPERGPEPEEPATMLPPAGPRARRGRLQHCAALTASTEEESPPGDNPSSRPATPEVIEPVSGPAPRAESPALPEGSPSPNPDSENQREEPSLENKGLPDGDTVDEVVRASGEAEGRLSPCVPEEDPTLPDTGTAATPETPSGPGDPSGLQDGLRPSLDVASPEGPGPEAPAPSPPVPKSCLKHKASAVTVNVSLGAAPSPPTAQPAPEEPAPQAPDREAAPAEPSRSELAKSPAAAPEATAPERRVERGGREARAAKKFSVSSGREWPRAGGRLLEPRGPAVRLPLLRSGPAWKSEAALDDLPAAPEPQSAKPGPRKPTAPAERGSPDSAARAATADSSQAARERPAGGDGSPFPVKLRSTSLSFKHREAPCPEGRGIKRYSAEVRFERGGLTLLSRDDKCPLGTGPAARGAKSPNEPGKAKARSAEQLSSKPPLPRKPLLQTLTLPQSPTPPDPSLGDPEKLGPPADPRKESQAAERKSPHRAAEKAAGPGADSQPAPPWVTTGRQKRRGASEQTPSQEDKPGVRTLKSEPGRPARTPERAQDSVRQADFVRSKSFLMAPAKPLGDQRQGTKLRLQEGLQRGISLSHQNLAAQSAVMMEKELHQLKRASYASTDQPSWMELARKKSQAWSDMPQIIK
- the CRACDL gene encoding CRACD-like protein isoform X4 translates to MKVPEAPSTFMKMAAFYQCIRPEPSDLDMISTRVMDIKLREAAEGLGEDGTGKKKSKFKTFKKFFGKKKRKESPSSTGSSTWKQSQVKNEVIAVESGPAGCDSEDELEESRGALGSRALSHDSIFIPESGQDPTRPVRVFSQENVCDRIKALQLKIQCNVKMGPPPPPGSLPAKRGEDAGMSSEDDGLPRSPPEMSLLHDLGPGTTIKVCVVSSSRPQSPEPLFSRQESDASISPRTSDSSVAPVADFDYPPEFSSCLDNSAAKHKLLVKPRNQRSSKMRRLSSRAQSESLSDLTCTPEEEEDDEKPLPKASTEEKSSSGQQEGAPERGPEPEEPATMLPPAGPRARRGRLQHCAALTASTEEESPPGDNPSSRPATPEVIEPVSGPAPRAESPALPEGSPSPNPDSENQREEPSLENKGLPDGDTVDEVVRASGEAEGRLSPCVPEEDPTLPDTGTAATPETPSGPGDPSGLQDGLRPSLDVASPEGPGPEAPAPSPPVPKSCLKHKASAVTVNVSLGAAPSPPTAQPAPEEPAPQAPDREAAPAEPSRSELAKSPAAAPEATAPERRVERGGREARAAKKFSVSSGREWPRAGGRLLEPRGPAVRLPLLRSGPAWKSEAALDDLPAAPEPQSAKPGPRKPTAPAERGSPDSAARAATADSSQAARERPAGGDGSPFPVKLRSTSLSFKHREAPCPEGRGIKRYSAEVRFERGGLTLLSRDDKCPLGTGPAARGAKSPNEPGKAKARSAEQLSSKPPLPRKPLLQTLTLPQSPTPPDPSLGDPEKLGPPADPRKESQAAERKSPHRAAAAQSAVMMEKELHQLKRASYASTDQPSWMELARKKSQAWSDMPQIIK
- the CRACDL gene encoding CRACD-like protein isoform X2, encoding MKVPEAPSTFMKMAAFYQCIRPEPSDLDMISTRVMDIKLREAAEGLGEDGTGKKKSKFKTFKKFFGKKKRKESPSSTGSSTWKQSQVKNEVIAVESGPAGCDSEDELEESRGALGSRALSHDSIFIPESGQDPTRPVRVFSQENVCDRIKALQLKIQCNVKMGPPPPPGSLPAKRGEDAGMSSEDDGLPRSPPEMSLLHDLGPGTTIKVCVVSSSRPQSPEPLFSRQESDASISPRTSDSSVAPVADFDYPPEFSSCLDNSAAKHKLLVKPRNQRSSKMRRLSSRAQSESLSDLTCTPEEEEDDEKPLPKASTEEKSSSGQQEGAPERGPEPEEPATMLPPAGPRARRGRLQHCAALTASTEEESPPGDNPSSRPATPEVIEPVSGPAPRAESPALPEGSPSPNPDSENQREEPSLENKGLPDGDTVDEVVRASGEAEGRLSPCVPEEDPTLPDTGTAATPETPSGPGDPSGLQDGLRPSLDVASPEGPGPEAPAPSPPVPKSCLKHKASAVTVNVSLGAAPSPPTAQPAPEEPAPQAPDREAAPAEPSRSELAKSPAAAPEATAPERRVERGGREARAAKKFSVSSGREWPRAGGRLLEPRGPAVRLPLLRSGPAWKSEAALDDLPAAPEPQSAKPGPRKPTAPAERGSPDSAARAATADSSQAARERPAGGDGSPFPVKLRSTSLSFKHREAPCPEGRGIKRYSAEVRFERGGLTLLSRDDKCPLGTGPAARGAKSPNEPGKAKARSAEQLSSKPPLPRKPLLQTLTLPQSPTPPDPSLGDPEKLGPPADPRKESQAAERKSPHRAAEKAAGPGADSQPAPPWVTTGRQKRRGASEQTPSQEDKPGVRTLKSEPGRPARTPERAQDSVRQADFVRSKSFLMAPAKPLGDQRQGTKLRLQEGLQRGISLSHQNLAQSAVMMEKELHQLKRASYASTDQPSWMELARKKSQAWSDMPQIIK
- the CRACDL gene encoding CRACD-like protein isoform X3, coding for MISTRVMDIKLREAAEGLGEDGTGKKKSKFKTFKKFFGKKKRKESPSSTGSSTWKQSQVKNEVIAVESGPAGCDSEDELEESRGALGSRALSHDSIFIPESGQDPTRPVRVFSQENVCDRIKALQLKIQCNVKMGPPPPPGSLPAKRGEDAGMSSEDDGLPRSPPEMSLLHDLGPGTTIKVCVVSSSRPQSPEPLFSRQESDASISPRTSDSSVAPVADFDYPPEFSSCLDNSAAKHKLLVKPRNQRSSKMRRLSSRAQSESLSDLTCTPEEEEDDEKPLPKASTEEKSSSGQQEGAPERGPEPEEPATMLPPAGPRARRGRLQHCAALTASTEEESPPGDNPSSRPATPEVIEPVSGPAPRAESPALPEGSPSPNPDSENQREEPSLENKGLPDGDTVDEVVRASGEAEGRLSPCVPEEDPTLPDTGTAATPETPSGPGDPSGLQDGLRPSLDVASPEGPGPEAPAPSPPVPKSCLKHKASAVTVNVSLGAAPSPPTAQPAPEEPAPQAPDREAAPAEPSRSELAKSPAAAPEATAPERRVERGGREARAAKKFSVSSGREWPRAGGRLLEPRGPAVRLPLLRSGPAWKSEAALDDLPAAPEPQSAKPGPRKPTAPAERGSPDSAARAATADSSQAARERPAGGDGSPFPVKLRSTSLSFKHREAPCPEGRGIKRYSAEVRFERGGLTLLSRDDKCPLGTGPAARGAKSPNEPGKAKARSAEQLSSKPPLPRKPLLQTLTLPQSPTPPDPSLGDPEKLGPPADPRKESQAAERKSPHRAAEKAAGPGADSQPAPPWVTTGRQKRRGASEQTPSQEDKPGVRTLKSEPGRPARTPERAQDSVRQADFVRSKSFLMAPAKPLGDQRQGTKLRLQEGLQRGISLSHQNLAAQSAVMMEKELHQLKRASYASTDQPSWMELARKKSQAWSDMPQIIK